A region of the Prochlorococcus marinus XMU1402 genome:
GCTTTTTAATTAATTGAGGTAGATCTAATGAAAAAGTTCTCTGCAAGTTTTTTAAAAAAAATAATCTTTTTTGTATTTCTGAAAGATTAGAATTATCACTATCTATTTCTTGCATATATGAGTTTAAAGCGAAAATTAAATCTTCAACATAAGTTTGAATATCTAATAAATTTTCTCTAAACTTTTGAATTTTTAAATCAAACTCTGCTGTTTTATTTAAATTTTTTATTGATTGATTTATCAAAGAAGCTATTGATGGTTCATCATAACTGAAATTATTTAAGTTTTTTAAAGATGATTGAACTGAATTATTTATTTCAAGATTATTTACAAGTTTATTTTCTATTAACTCTAATTCTATGATTTCCTGACTAGACTCTAAATTAGCTTCCTCTAGAGTTTTCAATATTTGCTTAGTTATTAAGTTATTTTCCTCTTGCTTCTTAGAGGATTCCATTTTTTCATTCATCAATCCTTTTAAAGCCTGACTTTCAGCCCATATATTTTTAATCTTCGCACTTGTATCTCTCAATTCTTGCGAACATAAATCATCAATAATTAATCTTCTTTTATCTTGAGAATCAAATATAAAAGTATCTGATTGACCTGCAAAATCAATTAATAATTGTCCAAGTTCTTCTAATAATTTTTTATTTATTAAAAAATTATTAAGACTAAATTTAGATAAAATTTTATTATTTTTTCTATAGGATATTCTTTTGATATTTAGAACTGAACTGCTTTTAAAACCATTACTAATTAACCAGTTATTTACTTGAGAGGAAGAAGAAAATTTGGCCTCAATAACACAATCATCTTTTCCTGGACGTATTAAGTGCTTTAAAGGTATATTAGTTCCACCAAATAAAGCATTTAAGGAATCAAGAATTAGTGATTTTCCTGAACCAGAATCCCCAGTAATGATGTTCAAACCTTTTTCGAAATTAATTTCTATAATCTCTATTAAGGCAATATTCTCTATCTTTAATTGTATGAGCATAATAAATCTTCCATATAAAAAAATTAACTTCTTTTTTAAAAAAATAAAGGTTTTAAATATATAAAGTTATGAAAGAAGATTTTACTGATTTTATTGAGGTATCTGGATTGTTGAATTACGATCCAGAAACAATATCTA
Encoded here:
- a CDS encoding AAA family ATPase, coding for MLIQLKIENIALIEIIEINFEKGLNIITGDSGSGKSLILDSLNALFGGTNIPLKHLIRPGKDDCVIEAKFSSSSQVNNWLISNGFKSSSVLNIKRISYRKNNKILSKFSLNNFLINKKLLEELGQLLIDFAGQSDTFIFDSQDKRRLIIDDLCSQELRDTSAKIKNIWAESQALKGLMNEKMESSKKQEENNLITKQILKTLEEANLESSQEIIELELIENKLVNNLEINNSVQSSLKNLNNFSYDEPSIASLINQSIKNLNKTAEFDLKIQKFRENLLDIQTYVEDLIFALNSYMQEIDSDNSNLSEIQKRLFFLKNLQRTFSLDLPQLIKKRDQLRAYFQKNDKGNEILNIENQIKKLQTNLNSLFLIQSIERKKIAKQLQDSVISILRDLGLENANFSIQFLECNPSGEGIDNISFLFSANPDQKLAPLSNVISGGEMSRFLLAIKSSISKKPNTFFLDEIDNGLSGKSLLSLVELIKKISNDQQVLCITHQPFLAAGGLAHFKVNKNVIDGITYTSILKLNTKKQRKHELMELIGGGSAEVNEYASRLLDQAAA